The Seriola aureovittata isolate HTS-2021-v1 ecotype China chromosome 3, ASM2101889v1, whole genome shotgun sequence genome includes a region encoding these proteins:
- the cep20 gene encoding lisH domain-containing protein FOPNL has product MATITELKCAVRETLESRGVLGQLKARIRAEVFSALDDQREPRPPLSHENLLINELIREYLEFNKYRYTASVLTAESGQPEAPLDRQFLANELRVAEDTSSKSVPLLYGLVSHFLNSSDNGGKVFLRGASLPTAPTGSNTVPGTDA; this is encoded by the exons ATGGCGACCATCACTGAACTTAAATGTG CCGTGAGGGAGACGCTGGAGTCCCGCGGTGTGCTTGGCCAGCTGAAGGCTCGTATCCGGGCGGAGGTGTTCAGCGCCCTGGATGACCAGCGTGAACCTCGCCCACCGCTGTCCCACGAAAACCTGCTAATCAATGAACTCATCCGGGAGTACCTGGAATTCAACAAGTACCGGTACACAGCGTCAGTACTGACAGCAG AATCAGGCCAGCCCGAAGCTCCCTTGGACAGACAGTTCCTGGCAAATGAGCTGAGAGTCGCAGAGGATACCAGCTCCAAGTCTGT ACCTCTTCTCTATGGCTTAGTGTCCCACTTCCTGAACAGTAGTGACAATGGAGGGAAGGTGTTTCTGCGGGGTGCCTCTCTGCCAACTGCTCCCACTGGCAGCAACACAGTGCCTGGAACTGATGCTTAA